TTCCGATGAGCCGTACTCATTTATTGGTGGACCATTCGGCTCGAAGCTTACTTCTCGTGACTATGTCGAAGATGGTGTCCCAGTCATTCGAGGATCAAATCTCAACAATGGCCGTTTCCTTGACATTGATGATTTCGTCTTCGTCTCCGAGTCAAAGGTCCGCAAGGACCTGTCTAGCAATCTTGCGAAACCATGCGACCTAGTTTTCACACAACTTGGCATGCTTGGCCAAGTAGCACTCATTCCTGAGGTGGGAATCTCAGATCGGTATGTAGTCTCCCAGAGTCAAATGAAACTTACTGTTGACGATTCAAAAGCAGATAGGCTCTTTCTCTACTATTACTTTTCCAGTCGTGAAGCCGTTGAGCGGATTATGAATTTTACATAAGTTGCTGTCGATTTGCTGAAGACGCTGAAGGATGAGAAACTCAGGGTCGATCAATGGCGCGAAAAAGAGACAACCAGGGATGCTGTGCGCGTGACCATTCGGGACTTTCTCTGGAGTGATGAGACCGGCCTTCCGGTGGACCTCTATACGGAAGATGATGTCGCCCAAAAGGCGGAAGACGTGTTCCGCCACGTTTTCAGGGCATACCCCAAAGTTCCGTCGCCCTACTAAGAAGCTGCTTCGACATAATAGTTATGAAAATTTCAACGCCTTAAGACTGAGAGCCCGGGGGCGGAGATGTGGGCTTTACGGACGGTCGGCGAGGGCGGTAATTTTGCAGAAGTGTAAAGCCGCTCCGATTTTCCATCTCAATGGGTTTGGTGGCGCGAATCCCATCTCCCCAAATCACGCCCCCGGCCCGCGCCGCCCCATCGCCCTCTTCGCCAGCTTTATAAAATGAGAGGACGGCCCCTTTCATCGTCATAATCGGAGGCGAGAGAGAGTTGCAGAAAGATCGATGGGGGGTGAAATGACGTGACTATCCCCTCCTCCGCCCGGAGACAGAAGTATCTCGGAGATAAGGGGCTCGTCGCCCTCATCACCTTCCTCAGCGCCTTCGTCCCCCTCTCGACCGACCTCTACCTTCCCGCCCTCCCCGGGATGGCCCTCTACTTCGGCGTCTCCGCAGACCTCGCAAACCTCACCCTAATTTTGTTCTTCGTATTCTTCGGTGCGGGGACGCTCTTCTGGGGCCCCCTCAGCGACAGGTACGGCCGAAGGCCCGTCCTTCTCGCGGCCCTCTCGATATATACGGCGGCGAGCCTCGGCTGCGCCCTCTCCGGCGACATTCATCAGCTGATAGCCTTCCGGATCTTCCAGGCGGTCGGGGCGAGCGGCGCCTTCGCCGTCGCCACCGCCATGGTCAAGGACGTCTACGAGAGCAAGAGGAGGGAGCCGATCCTGGCGATGGTCCAGTCGATGGTTCTTATATCGCCGGTGGCGGCCCCCGTCCTCGGGGCGATCCTCCTCAGGTTCGTCTCCTGGAGGGGGGCGTTCTGGGCCCTCGCCCTCATCGGCCTCCTCGCCCTTCTGGGAGGCCTGGCCCTGGTGGAGACGATCGGCGAGCGGAGCGGGGGCTCCCTCCTCGGGGCCCTCGGCCGGATCTTCCGCGTGGCGAAGAACCCCGGCTTCTCCACCCTCCTCCTCCTCTTCTCCCTCCCGGGGATATCCTCGATGGCCTTCATAGCGGCGTCCTCCTACATCTACATAAACGGCTTCGGCGTCAGCCCCCAGGTCTACAGCTACTACTTCGCCGCAAACGCCGTCGGGATGATCTCCGGCCCCATGATCTACATGCGGGTCTCCAGGAGACTCCGGCGGAGGTCGATCATCGCCGCCTCCTTCGGAGCGATCGCCGGAAGCGGCCTCTTGATCTCGATCTTTGGAGAGAGAGCCCCCTGGCTATTGGCGGCGGCCCTCCTCCCGGCGACGATCTCCGCAAGCCTGGTCCGAACCCCGGCAACGAACCTGATGCTGGAGCAGCAGAGGGGGGATACGGGGTCGGCGGCCGCCCTCATGAGCTTCTTTGGGATCTTCGCCGGCAGCCTAGGGATGACGGTGATCTCCCTGGATTGGACCGATCCGATCCCCGTCCTGGGGATGATGAACCTCCTCGTCGGCCTCGCCTCCGGCGGTCTCTGGCTCCTGATCGGAAATAAATCGTACGTCGTCGCCGTCCCGGAGAGGTATCTCCCCCGGGGAAGCGCGCGGCGCTGATCCGCCGGCTTCCTAGGATCTGAGGGGAGGGTTAAAGCGGCATAGACCTCCGAGAAGCGGCTGATTTTTAAACCTGGAGGAGAATAAGTTAAGGGGGTTAAAGAATATGAGATCAAAATGGTTTATCGTTCCGTTCCTCGCCGCTCTCCTCCTCTCGCCGGGGGCGGCCCTGGGGCTCCAGGACGGGTCGGAGGGCCCCTCCTCCGGCCCCCTCGCCGGTCCGGCCACCCCGGCGACCTCAGCGGAGGCCCAACCGGCCGCCGTCGCCGGTATCTGGAGCCTCGTGCTGATGGACGGAGCCACCGGGAGGTCCCAGCCTGCAGAGGTAGAGATCATCCAGATCGGCGAGGTGGTCTTCGGCCGGGGCACCTCCGGGGGCGCCGGAGCCCCTCCAGCCTTCCTCCCCGTGGAGGCGGGGCCGAGGCCGACGAGGGATGAGGGGATAAAGTCGATGGTCTGGTGGCTCCACCAGGACCCGCCACCGGCGGCGGGGGCGGCCGCCTCGACCCGATATCTGACGATCGGTGCGAGCGGCATCGTCAACGGCCCGCGGGTGAGCCTCGATCTTATCTTCCTCGATCAGAACGTCCTCTGCCGGCTGGACCTCCAGGTCTTCGGAAGCTTCCTCTCCGGGAGGTACATCGCCTACGACTCCCGGGGGGCTGTCGGGACGGGGAGCTGCAGCGGATCGATCCGGCCGGGGTACGCCCTCCCCCTCGATTCATCCCCCCAGATCCTCCACCTCGGGAGGTCAAGGTGAGGGAGATCCGGTTTGAGAGCCGGTCCGGCTGAAAAGCAAAGCGGTGGAGAAGTCCTCCGGCCGGGGGATCGGAGGGCCTACTTCCCCGTCACGGGGACGTACTCGACGCCGGGCCTCCGCCGCGCCACCTCCATCCGGTAGAGCTTCATCAGGTCGTAGACCTCGGGGGGGACGTCGGTATTGACGCACTCCCCCAGAAGCCGCCTCGCGTCCTCGGCGATGAAGGGGTGGTCGTGGGTGTACTTCCCCGAGACGAACTCTTCGATGATCAGGTCCACCTTCTCGCCATCGCACCTGCCGTCCAGGATCGTCCTCACCAGGCCGTCCATCTGCCGGAGGGCCTTCTCGGCCTGGTCGGCGAGGACGATCGTCTTGTCGTCCACCTCATCGATCTTCTTCTTCTCCAGGAGCTTTACGAGGGAGGTGGCGGGGTAGGAGCCGGTATGGTCTCCGAGCTGGGGATCGACGGGGCCGAGGGCGGCGTGGGGGTCCATGATGATCTCGTCGACGGCGAGGGCGATGAGGGTTCCGCCGCTCATGGCGTAGTGGGGGATGATCACCGTCTTTCGGGCCGGGTGGGCCTTCAGGGCTAGGGCGATCTGGGTCGCGGCGAGGGCGAGCCCCCCGGGGGTGTGGAGGATGAGGTCGATGGGAACGTCCTTGGGGGTGGTCCTTATCGCCCTGAGGACCTGCTCGCTGTCGTCGATGTCGATGTACCTCGCCAGGGGTATCCCGAGGAAGGTCAGGACCTCCTGCCGGTGGATGAGGGTCACCACTACAGACCTCCTCCTCTTGCCCATCTTGACGAGGAGCCTCCTCCTGCTCTGCTCCAGGAACCTCCTCTGGAGCATGGGGACGAGGAAGAGGAAGAGAAAGAGGAGGACCCAGACGTTGCTGAAGAGGGATTCGGATCCGATCTGGAGGAGGAGGGGGTCGTACATCCGATAAGATGGATAGTCGGAATTCTATTTAACATTTGTCAGGGCTCTTCGATGATGGCCCCCCAGGGAGGGAGAATGGTCCCGCCGGGGGCCTCTCAGCCCTCTTACGCTTCCGAGGAGCCTCCTTCTGTCGACTACCTCCGACCAGGTGGACCCCAGATGATAAGGGTTTATAGAGTCGGGGTGCAGGGGTAGAGAAAACCCCGGTCTTTAGGCCGGGGATGAATCGTACCCCGCCTTATGTCATGAATCTTAAATACTTTAACAGCATAAGTGAGTGTAATGCTTAAAGCCTTCAAATATAGGATCTATCCGACAAAAGCACAGCGGTCTAAGATGGAACAGACCTTGGAGCTGTGTAGATGGACCTATAACGAGACTTTAGCATATCGAAAAAACTCTTTCGAACAAGAAGGCAAATCCGTATCTAAGTATGAGACTCACAACTTGCTGCCAGAGTGGAAGAAAAACAAACCAGAACTAAAGGAGGTATTCTCTCAGACCCTCCAGAACGTCCAAGAACGGGTAGATCTGGCCTTTAAAGCGTTCTTCCGAAGGGTCAAAGCAGGAGAGACCCCAGGGTATCCCAGGTTCAAAGGGAAAGGATGGTACGATTCGTTCACCTATCCACAGCTGGGATTCAAACTGTCTTTCGGGAAGCTGCGTCTCTCCAAGATCGGAGATATCAAGATCAAGCTCCACCGACCCATCGAAGGTAAAATCAAGAGGTTAACCGTTCGGAGATCATCGACCGGAAAATGGTTTGCCTGCTTCTCAGTGGAGATCGACGATCCTCAGAAGCCTCCCTGGAAAGATGGGTTGATGGCGGGCATCGATGTGGGGCTGGAGAGTTTCGCTACACTGTCCAACGGAGAGAAGATCGATAACCCACGGTTCTTTCGATCTGAGGAGAAGGCGTTGGCCAAAGCTCAAAGACGACTATCCAAATATGAGAAAGGAACTCCTGAGAGGTGGAAAGCTCTCAAAGTCGTCCAGCGGACCCATGAGCGGATTGCCAACCGCAGATACGATTTTGCTCATCAAGTCAGTCA
The sequence above is drawn from the Methanothrix harundinacea 6Ac genome and encodes:
- a CDS encoding SDH family Clp fold serine proteinase — encoded protein: MYDPLLLQIGSESLFSNVWVLLFLFLFLVPMLQRRFLEQSRRRLLVKMGKRRRSVVVTLIHRQEVLTFLGIPLARYIDIDDSEQVLRAIRTTPKDVPIDLILHTPGGLALAATQIALALKAHPARKTVIIPHYAMSGGTLIALAVDEIIMDPHAALGPVDPQLGDHTGSYPATSLVKLLEKKKIDEVDDKTIVLADQAEKALRQMDGLVRTILDGRCDGEKVDLIIEEFVSGKYTHDHPFIAEDARRLLGECVNTDVPPEVYDLMKLYRMEVARRRPGVEYVPVTGK
- a CDS encoding Bcr/CflA family efflux MFS transporter, with translation MTIPSSARRQKYLGDKGLVALITFLSAFVPLSTDLYLPALPGMALYFGVSADLANLTLILFFVFFGAGTLFWGPLSDRYGRRPVLLAALSIYTAASLGCALSGDIHQLIAFRIFQAVGASGAFAVATAMVKDVYESKRREPILAMVQSMVLISPVAAPVLGAILLRFVSWRGAFWALALIGLLALLGGLALVETIGERSGGSLLGALGRIFRVAKNPGFSTLLLLFSLPGISSMAFIAASSYIYINGFGVSPQVYSYYFAANAVGMISGPMIYMRVSRRLRRRSIIAASFGAIAGSGLLISIFGERAPWLLAAALLPATISASLVRTPATNLMLEQQRGDTGSAAALMSFFGIFAGSLGMTVISLDWTDPIPVLGMMNLLVGLASGGLWLLIGNKSYVVAVPERYLPRGSARR
- a CDS encoding RNA-guided endonuclease InsQ/TnpB family protein; amino-acid sequence: MLKAFKYRIYPTKAQRSKMEQTLELCRWTYNETLAYRKNSFEQEGKSVSKYETHNLLPEWKKNKPELKEVFSQTLQNVQERVDLAFKAFFRRVKAGETPGYPRFKGKGWYDSFTYPQLGFKLSFGKLRLSKIGDIKIKLHRPIEGKIKRLTVRRSSTGKWFACFSVEIDDPQKPPWKDGLMAGIDVGLESFATLSNGEKIDNPRFFRSEEKALAKAQRRLSKYEKGTPERWKALKVVQRTHERIANRRYDFAHQVSHNLVERFGLIAFEDLSITNMLENHCLAKSISDAAWRMLVITTSYKAESAGSMVVLVDPRNTSQLCSRCGLKVNKSLSDRVHECPQCGLVMDRDENAAINILRLGLQSLPKARSSALQGGE